The region CGGACTGGTGCTCATCAGTCGAGGTCTTGACCACTCTTCTGCCCTTATTCGCACCCTGCAGCGCAGGGTGCACCGCACCCCCTCTTCGCCCTTCACGACTCGTCATGCATGCTTTTCAAGCGTTCCCACAAATGCAGACACCCCCGTGCCCATAGCGCTGCGGACCCACCCTACTCCATGCCGAACTAGGTCGTGAAACGCAGCCGCGCCAATGATACTCGGACCGCAGGGTCCCGGAAAAGTCGGTCAGCGCGGGGGTTTTTTATTGCGGGAGTAGCTCAGCTGGTAGAGCACTACCTTGCCAAGGTAGATGTCGCGAGTTCGAATCTCGTCTCCCGCTCCATCCCCCCCAGTCCTAGCACTGGGGGCTTTTTTGTGGCTCAGGCAGTGTCAACTCTGGAGATCATATTTATAGAGATGGGAAAGATAAGACACGCCTCCGAACTAGAAGGCGTGTCTCCGTTTAAGAGGTTGAGGTCAGGGGATTCTGGCGACCACCACATTCACTGTTTCCGTCAGTCGGCTTGGCAGGGGAACGGGATTAGGCGACCGGTAAAGGATCTTTCCTTCTTCGTCTTGGACAGTGGCGCGCAGTCCATAGCTTTCGCCCACCTTGAGGCGAGAGGCATTGAAATACATCTGGTACGGCACATTAAGGCGCGAGCTCGGAAAATTGACCTGCACGAGGGAGGGCGAGCCCGCCTTGAGGTTCTCAAGGGTCAGGATGATCCGGGAGCCGCGCGGCAGTCGGGGTGAATTGGCTGCAGTCACCCGGCCCGTGAGGTTGTACCAGCCAACAGGAGGCTTGCTGATGCGGAAAGTGGAGGCGCCCGATGTAGACGGGCTGGCTGCTGGCTGCGGCGAGCGCGTCGTGGGCTGGAGCGGCGTTAAGGTGACCTGTCCCACCTGTGTCTGAGCGGCCGCCGTCCCGAGGAGTACGAGGCTGCAAACCAGCATCCGGAGGGTTGAAACATTGGTCATGACCCCATGCTCCCCTTTCTCCAGGTCAGGTTCAAGGCTGCGCCGTGAAGAGAGACTTCACCTCCTGACATTCTCTGACGCCCCAGGCTTAAGGTCTGACTTCTCTTCACTGTTGGCTCCAGGGGATACAGATATCGGGAGCAGAGCACTAGCCTGCTGGTTATGGCTGTGAATGTTTCCGACCTATCCTGCCCAGAGAAATTGGCCCGCCCACGTGTTCTGGTCGCCAACGACGACGGCATCTTTTCACCTGGGATTCGGGCCCTGGGACTTGCGCTCGGGACCTGGGCAGACGTGATGGTCGTGGCCCCAGATGTCGAACAATCGGCGGTGGGCCATGGAATCACCCTCCGCCGCCCGCTGCGCTTCAAACACACCGCATCCGCCGGATTTGGATCTATTCCAGCGTACCGGGTGGACGGTACCCCTGCCGATTGCGTCGTTCTCGGCACCCACCTGCTGGGGCGGCCCGATCTGGTGGTGAGCGGCATCAACCTGGGGCCCAATCTGGGTGATGACCTGACCCATTCGGGGACCGTTGCCGCTGCGATTGAGGGTTTGGCGCTCGGGCTCCCCGCCATTGCCTTCAGCCAGTTTTCCAACGATGCCGGGGAGTACGAATTCGCGCCTGCAGCAGAGTATGCCTCCCGGCTCGCGCGCGAGGTCTGGCAACGAGGATTGCCCTCACGGGTCTTACTCAACGTCAATTTTCCACGTCAGCGACCCCGGGGCGTGCGGGTCACCCGTGTGGGGCAGCACCGCTGGGAGGACACCGTCGTGACGCGGCAAGACCCTGAAGGGCGCGACTATCACTGGGTGGCTGGAGTCAGCACCGCCCATGACGCCCACGATGAAACCACCGACTACGGTGCTGTTCGGGCGGGGCTGATCAGCGTGTCGCCCGTCAGGCTCGATCTGACAGCGCGTGATCTCCTCGATACGGTCGCGGCCTATGTCCCGGAGCCTTGAAAACCCCTGAGCAGAGAACGCCTGGGCGAGAAGAGCTGGGCAGCTCATTGGTGGATGACTCGCTCGGAAAGTCACCCTCGTTGGCCTGCCGCTCGCCGCAGGCACAGAGAGAGGCCGCCCGACGGTCTGGGCGGCCCTTCTCCGTCAAGATTGGTTTAGAGGTCGAGGACCTGGGCGTCGCTCCATAGGCCTTCGAGGTCGTAGTACTCGCGGGCGTCGCGGGTCATGATGTGAACGACGACGCTTCCGCCGAAGGCGAGCAGCAACCAGCGCTCGCTTGGTCCTTCGACGCTCGGCTGGGGAAGCCCGGCTTCGCGCGCCTTCTCGCGAATGTTCTCCTGCACGGCGTTGAGCTGAAGCCCCGCTGTTGCGGTGCAAATTACAAAATATTCGAGGGTGCTGCTGACCTCGGTCAGGTCGAGGACGACCACGTCCTCGGCGCGGCGCTCACGCGCGGCCTCTACGATGGCTTGAAGTTGGGGCTTGAGTTCAGTATCTAGCGTCATGCGTTCTCCAGGGCGGGGGGGGGAATAAGGATTGCCCTGTACAGGGTCAGGGAACAGCCGGCGCGGGGGCGCGGGCCGTATACGCCGGGAGCAGAGCCGCAAGCTCCTGCGCCGCGCCGGTGCCCAGCAGAATACCGATCTCGCCAGCACTGACGGGAAAGCGCTCACCTTGCAGCCGGGGAAGACCGAGCAGCTCGGCCAGGGCGCCCGCCGCCGCCACGTCCTGGCCCGTGAGCACCTGACTCGCCTCGCCGCTGCGGGGAAGCTCGGTAACCTGCACGTCCGGGTAACCGGCGGCGTCCAGGGCCCGCGCCAGGCGAGGACCAAGCAAGACGCCGCTCGCGTCCCAGACCTTGATGCGGGGCCGTGGGCTGGCGACGCTCGGGTCAGCGACGCCGCCGTTCCCCCAGACCTGCATGAGCCGCTCGCGGTCAACGGCGAGATTGTACGTCCCACGAATGGGGGTGGTGGGCAGGGTAGCGAAGCGCAGCTTGAGTTGCGGCAAGTGCGGCAGCAGGGTGGGCAGCAAAGAGGGGTCGAGGTTGGTCTCGACGCCGTTGCCGATGCCGCCCATAATCGTGGGGAGAGCAGAGAGGCCCTGCGGCGTTTTGAGACGCCCGGCGAGCTGGGTGAGCGCCTGTTTCTGGTGATCGATGCGGCCGTAATCGTCCCCGAACGCCTTACGAACCCGCAGGAACCACACCGCTTCCTGCCCGCCGAGGTGATGCTCCCCCGGCGCGAGCTTGAGGTTGGCTCCCGCCGCCTGATCGACCCACTCGATCCCCGGCTCCGGCACGGTCACGTCCAGGCCCCCGAGGGCATCAATCACCCGCTCGACATAGTCGGTGCGCACGATCACGTAGGAGTCCACCCTTTCACCGGTGATCTCCTCAACGGCGCGGGTGAGGCCAAGAGGCCCCTCGGTCCAGTAGCGGCTGTTGACCTTTTGCGAAGCCAGGTCACGCTGGGGATCGTAGTCCCCGACATTGGTGTCGCGCGGGATGCTCAGGACGTCTACGCCCGCCGCCGAGACCTTGGCCAGCATAATCGTGTCGGTGTTGGGCGTCTGATACAGCCCGGTGCGCTGGTCCTGGTTCTTGCACGGTTGGCGGTAGTAGCAGTACACCACGTCGCGTCCGGCGAGCAGCACCGTGAATTGCGGCACCTCCCCGGCCACGACGGGGGCCGCGCCCTGACCGGAGGTGAGCAGGGCGTAGCCCCAGAGCGTCAGCGCGGCGAGGCTCAGGCCAAAGACCTGCGGCGCGCGCCAACGTGACGCCCGCCGCGCCGGAACCGCGCGGGGAGCGGCCGTGGGAGGGTGTGGGGTATCCAACGGGCTCAGTCTGATCCTTGAAGATGAGGGTGAAGTTGTAGAGGAGCGGGCGGCGCCGGGTCAGCGCTGGAGGACTGCGCCTGACCCGGCAGCGCGTGGTAGGCACACAGTGTCCGTGGATGCACGCAGATGCCGCGCCCCTGAAGGTAGGTCACCTTGGAGACGATCGCCCGCTCGAGGGCCGCGCACAGGTCAAGGCGCGCAAGTTCGCGGATGTCGGCATTGACGCCGCGTCCCGGCTCTGACACGTCGGCGATGTAGACGCAGGCGGCCACCGGGTTGCCCCCGCGGGGGCCAGTCGTGTGGTCTTCCACCGCTTCGAGGACCACCGGGTCACGAAACCCCCAGCGCTCGAGCAGGGTGCGGGCCGCGCGGCCGTGCAGCGCCAGCGGATGCCCAGCGTCGATCTCACACTCGGGCGGCGCGAGCCGCAGCAGCTCGGCGTCGGGAAGATCACGGGCGATGTCGTGGAGAATGCCGGCAAGGTACGCTTGCTCAATTTCTGCGGAGCTGAGGTGCGCCGCTTGCGCGAGTTCTGCGGCCAGGGCCGCCACCCGCAACACA is a window of Deinococcus reticulitermitis DNA encoding:
- a CDS encoding YbaY family lipoprotein — translated: MTNVSTLRMLVCSLVLLGTAAAQTQVGQVTLTPLQPTTRSPQPAASPSTSGASTFRISKPPVGWYNLTGRVTAANSPRLPRGSRIILTLENLKAGSPSLVQVNFPSSRLNVPYQMYFNASRLKVGESYGLRATVQDEEGKILYRSPNPVPLPSRLTETVNVVVARIP
- the surE gene encoding 5'/3'-nucleotidase SurE; protein product: MAVNVSDLSCPEKLARPRVLVANDDGIFSPGIRALGLALGTWADVMVVAPDVEQSAVGHGITLRRPLRFKHTASAGFGSIPAYRVDGTPADCVVLGTHLLGRPDLVVSGINLGPNLGDDLTHSGTVAAAIEGLALGLPAIAFSQFSNDAGEYEFAPAAEYASRLAREVWQRGLPSRVLLNVNFPRQRPRGVRVTRVGQHRWEDTVVTRQDPEGRDYHWVAGVSTAHDAHDETTDYGAVRAGLISVSPVRLDLTARDLLDTVAAYVPEP
- the rsfS gene encoding ribosome silencing factor, with protein sequence MTLDTELKPQLQAIVEAARERRAEDVVVLDLTEVSSTLEYFVICTATAGLQLNAVQENIREKAREAGLPQPSVEGPSERWLLLAFGGSVVVHIMTRDAREYYDLEGLWSDAQVLDL
- a CDS encoding LCP family protein; its protein translation is MDTPHPPTAAPRAVPARRASRWRAPQVFGLSLAALTLWGYALLTSGQGAAPVVAGEVPQFTVLLAGRDVVYCYYRQPCKNQDQRTGLYQTPNTDTIMLAKVSAAGVDVLSIPRDTNVGDYDPQRDLASQKVNSRYWTEGPLGLTRAVEEITGERVDSYVIVRTDYVERVIDALGGLDVTVPEPGIEWVDQAAGANLKLAPGEHHLGGQEAVWFLRVRKAFGDDYGRIDHQKQALTQLAGRLKTPQGLSALPTIMGGIGNGVETNLDPSLLPTLLPHLPQLKLRFATLPTTPIRGTYNLAVDRERLMQVWGNGGVADPSVASPRPRIKVWDASGVLLGPRLARALDAAGYPDVQVTELPRSGEASQVLTGQDVAAAGALAELLGLPRLQGERFPVSAGEIGILLGTGAAQELAALLPAYTARAPAPAVP
- the yqeK gene encoding bis(5'-nucleosyl)-tetraphosphatase (symmetrical) YqeK, with the protein product MIARRLDPPTGGFGAALAFWEQRVRLMVKPRRFDHVLRVAALAAELAQAAHLSSAEIEQAYLAGILHDIARDLPDAELLRLAPPECEIDAGHPLALHGRAARTLLERWGFRDPVVLEAVEDHTTGPRGGNPVAACVYIADVSEPGRGVNADIRELARLDLCAALERAIVSKVTYLQGRGICVHPRTLCAYHALPGQAQSSSADPAPPAPLQLHPHLQGSD